The genomic region CTGGTTCATCTGTTTCATTGACAGTTTGGTTGATAAAAATGTAGTTGCCACCGCAAGCAATACCATGAACAAAGCCGGTAAATACAGTCCAGGATTTTGGAAAATCAAATTAAAGTCATAGGTCGGCTTTACACCAAGATTAAATATTCCCAGAAAATTAAGGCTTATTTTCTCTATTCCTTCCCCCATCAGTTCAGGAATGGTATTTATTGCATCCACTACATTTATTTCAAAGTACGGATTTCTTTCAAACAGGTTAGCCACAGCCACAGGATCTGATTTTACACTTTCAAACTGGTTTATAAAGGAATACTGACTTCCCTGAAAAAACTGCGGCTGAATCTCCATTATTTTAATAATAATATTCCCGATAAATTCCTTCGTCCACCCTAACATATATGTAAGGGGTTTGCGAATTGTATAATAAAGGGCCACAATAATGGGAAACTGAATAAACAACGGAAGACACCCGCTCAGCGGATTAACGCCTTTTTCCTGGTATAGTTTCGCCAATTCCTGGTTAAGTTTCTCCTTGTCATTTTTGTACCGCTTTTGGATCCTGTCTATTTCCGGCTGCATTTCGCTTATTTTCTGCGAAGATCTAATCTGTTTTATTGTTAATGGCAACAATATTAATTTTACAATTAAAGTAAATAAAATAAGTGCAATCCCGTAATTCTGAAAAGCAATTGTTTTGTAAATAATATACAATAGTCGGCCCAGCACCCTGGCTATTGCATCAGACATCATTCATTCTCCTTCCCTCGGGACAGGGTCATATCCTCCTTTACTGAATGGATGACATTTCAAAATTCTCTTTACAGAAAGAAAAAGTCCTTTCAGCGGTCCATGAATCATTATGGCTTCATATGCATATTCTGAGCATGTAGGATAAAATCTGCATCTGCTTTTTCCTTTCAGCGGTGATACATATGTCTGGTACATTTTTATCAGCCATAACAAAACTGTCTTCATATTACTTCCTGTCCAATACATCCAGCGTTTTGAAAAGATATCTCAATTCCCTGTAGGTTTTATGA from Thermoclostridium stercorarium subsp. stercorarium DSM 8532 harbors:
- a CDS encoding YidC/Oxa1 family membrane protein insertase, whose amino-acid sequence is MMSDAIARVLGRLLYIIYKTIAFQNYGIALILFTLIVKLILLPLTIKQIRSSQKISEMQPEIDRIQKRYKNDKEKLNQELAKLYQEKGVNPLSGCLPLFIQFPIIVALYYTIRKPLTYMLGWTKEFIGNIIIKIMEIQPQFFQGSQYSFINQFESVKSDPVAVANLFERNPYFEINVVDAINTIPELMGEGIEKISLNFLGIFNLGVKPTYDFNLIFQNPGLYLPALFMVLLAVATTFLSTKLSMKQMNQNSNSQVAQTNNTLLYFGPIMTLIIGFQAPVGLALYWTVSNLFQMAQQYFLDKYVYKKKEE
- the yidD gene encoding membrane protein insertion efficiency factor YidD, producing the protein MKTVLLWLIKMYQTYVSPLKGKSRCRFYPTCSEYAYEAIMIHGPLKGLFLSVKRILKCHPFSKGGYDPVPREGE